The Arachidicoccus terrestris genome includes the window ATTGTTGTTTCAAATCCATTACACCCTATATGCGCAGCCTGTATTGGAAACTGGAAAGGGGAAAATGCCCGATAACTGGATAGATAAAAGTACCGGCCACCTTATAAAAAGGCTGATCAATCAACCTGGAGATCATCGTAGCTTTTATTTTCATAATAATCCATTTGCTGACGGAAAAATGATCTTTTATGGAAGTAATGCCATACGACGTGATACAAGTATAGCCGCGGATGGATATGTTTACAGGCCTAAGCAAAACCCTTACAATAATCAACTATATGCTTACGACTTCACCTCAGGAAATATCCGGCAGTTGACCCACAAAAACAATAGGATGAGTGGGGAAATTGTCAGCGCTGTCAATCACGAAGCCTATTATCAGATTAAAGACAGTGTATTTGCCGTGAATATCAATTCGGGAAAAGAGAGACTGATATTTGTCTTCCCCGAAGACTTTAAAGCAAATATAACGACAATCAATGCCGACGGCACATTGCTGGCGGGTGCCTATGCAACGCCTGCTGAGAAAGCCATTTCCAAAAAGTATCCGAAAAAACATGATTACTTTAACCGCATCTATGCGTCAAAGCTACCAAGGACACTTTTTACCATCAATATTCAGACAAAACAGCTGGATAAAATCTTTACGGACAGTGCGTGGCTTAATCACGTTCAGTTCTCGCCCGTCGATCCACATCTACTGATGTTTTGCCATGAGGGACCATGGCATAAGGTGGACAGAATCTGGACGATCGATGTTGTCAAAAAAAATACGCCAAAGCTGATCCACAAACGCACAATGGACATGGAAATTGCGGGGCATGAATGGTTTAGCTCCGACGGGAAATTTATCTGGTATGATCTGCAATTACCAAGAGGTGAAGACTTCTATGTTGGCGGCACAGAACTTGCCACTGGCAAGGAAATAAAATATCATTTACTTCGAAATGAGTGGTCAGTACATTATACCAGCTCCTGGGACCAAAAGAATTTTGCAGGGGACGGCGGCAGCAAGGGTTCTGTCGCGAAAGCGCCGGACGGGCAGTGGATCTATTATTTCACACCGGAAGGCGACCATTTCAAAGCGGAAAAATTAGTGAACATGAAACATCATGACTACCAGCTGGAACCTAATGTGCATTTTTCGCCAGACGGCAAATGGATCATATTCAGGGCAAATTTTGAAGGGCATGCGGATATTTATGCAGTCAGTATCCGAAGATTCAAATAAAGCCGCTCGTCAATAAATACCGGCAGCTGAATCCGCTCGGGAGCTGTTCAGGTAAGAATTACAGGCAAAAGTCATCTTTTTCTTAACAGCACTTATTCCTTCACAGGAGTAAGTGCTGTTGTATGATGTCATCGCAATAGGTAGTATGGGGATCTCCAATATCATGTCATTTTGTAACCAGAGCGGGCCTTCAGGAAAATACCGGGAAGACTTGGCTGAGCTCTCAAAGCTGTCGGCATAAAAATATTACACAACAGTCGGTTATTGCTTAATTTTGGTTAAAACAATCTGAAAATAGCATCCAGAGCTTCTATTATAAACAACGCAATCCCTCTTATGAAAAAACTGCTATCTCTATCGCTGCTGCTCATAACAGTATCTGGGATCTCACAAACTAGGTATCAACTCTATGTCGATTCATTAGGCATTGCCATTAGTGATTATATCAATGCCCATAAGGATGGCATTGACAGCCTTACATTCTCCAACTTTATGACTCAAATGGCCAATCAGATTACCGGATCGCAGGATTCCATAACGGCCCAACAGCAAATGGATCTGCCGGTTTTTCTCTTATCCAGAATCTCACACCATAATGATTATATGGAAAAATTTATCACTCAAAACATTCCCAGCAGCAAATACTGGACACATACAATAGAAATGCCCCTTCCTCAATAAGTCAGGAAGATTGTGCATCATTCTGGACACATCATAAATTTATCTCTCACAGCAGTGATACTTCTACTGTTCTTTTAACGATCGATGAAAACTACTGGATTGATTCAATGTCGGATCACACCTATTCTAAACTCACGGTAGAAAAATCCAATGACCAGACGTTCAACAGCACATTTATCGAAAGTAATAACAGATGGAAAAGCTTGATCAGTATTCCGGGCGACGTTTATTGCTATCAAATTCTAGAAAAGACGGATCATTCGTATAAACTATCAACACATATGAAGGGAATATCCAGCTATTTTATATTTGAACTCGAATATCAATAAGAAAAAACCATTCAAAATCAGAATTACTGCATTGTTATGTTTAATTGAAATCAATAAACGAGAATTGCTGGCAATAATGATAGCCATACCGCATGCATGCCAGCATACTCCATGATCATAATCCAGGATTACCCCCGTATTCCGCCCAAAGCTCATCAATGTTCTTGCCCAATATCCGCACCCAGAAGTCTTTATAGTTGGTGCCCTCTCGGAGTGCCGCGTCCAGCTCTTGCACAAAATCCCTGTTCTTATGGTTTTCTATCCAAACCAGAAACCGGGCGGTCACCCTGTAACTATCATCATAATGCTGGTCTGGGCTATAATCTGGCAAAGACCAGGAATCGGGATTATCTATCCCAAAGCGATAACGCACATAATCTGCAATGCCTTCAGTAAGCCAGCCTGGCACATCTCCTTCATACCCGTTCTGTATTTTATGCATGATTTCATGAACCGCTACATCCCCCTCATCAGGATGGGCCTCCATGTAATCATAGCTGAATACCAAGACATCTCCAAAGGAATACGCAACGCCATCGTAACTTGGATCAACGATAAAATATATGCGTTTGAGCGCATCTGGGTTATACGTCTCAAGTAATTTCGGATACACCGTGAAGAAAGTATTCGTCAGCATTGACTGATAAGACAAATTCTCCTTTTCGGAATGGTTAACAAATATCAGTTTCAAACCGTCCTTGCTTGTGCTATCGACCCAAGAGATGGGTTCCGCTTTTTGCGCTGAGGGAGGCATCTGAATTAATCGGAACTCTGAGGCCTGGAACATATCTGCACCATATACTTTTGCAACCTGCCAGCGATAATAGGTATAACCCTGGTCATTTTCAAAGTAAAAACGATAATTGGTTCTTCTTTGCCGGAACTGCATTCCCATCCGGCTGTCCAGCAAGGTCCAATCCTTACCATCCATAGAGCCATAAAACTTCCAGTCCATGGGATCGCGGCCGTCAAAATCATTTCCGGTGGTGAACTGATAGGAGGCGACCAGTTTTGAGGAATCAAATTGAAAATCAATATTCACCAGTGAAAAATCCTTAATCAGGAACTTTGTGGTGGTGTCACCATCTACCAGCCTAGTTGAACCTTCGACACCGTCAGGGCCATCCGGGTTGTCTTTGCTTACAGTTAAAGTTGCCTTGCTTGTGATATCCAACACGGGGATATCTTCAAAATCTGGATTGGGATCGGGCCCGGGGGCAGCATCCATCGTATCCTTGCTGCAACTAATTGCCAATATAAGCATTAGCAGAATAACAGAAAGGAGTTTGCTATTGAGTTTAAGCATCTTCATAAGTATATCTTTTATAGGTTTCGATAGCTACACGTACCATTGACCGAAAAAGTGGCGGCCAAGTAAGAAACGATTCTTCCCGGACAAAATGCCAACAACAGGCAAGATGGTCGCCATCTAAGTTAATCAAATTACTGTATTTCTCTAAAAATAAGGAAAATCACCGGTGATGATCCCCTGAGGCTCAAACCTTTTTTACGCAAATCTCCTTCGCAACCATTTACGCATTGGCTCATCATACCATTTAAGGCTGACATAGGCCAGAATTATTGAACCGAACAGGATCAACAATGCATAAGGCAGCGCTTCCAGAAACGTCATGCCGCTGTTATCACTGATCCAGGCAACATAAAAATAAACAAATGGGTAATGTACCAGATATAATGGATAAGAAATGTCGCCGAGAAACTTACATATCTTATACTCTCGCTGACCGTGCGCCACGCCACTCGCGCCTAAATAAACGATAAGCGGGAAAATGATGATGATACAAAACGATTCATACACCCCATTCATCCAGAGATGTGTAGCGCCTCCAATACGGGGCATATACAGTGTGATTGCCACCAAAAGGCTGCACCACGGAAAAGCATGTTTGATCCGGATAGGCCTGGCTACTCTTGAAAGTAATAACCCCGCAAAGAAAGGATACATGGTCCGCACAAATCCGATATAGAGGTGCTCCCTATTCAGGGTCCACCCGCCACTCACATCCCCGTTCGGGTTTGTTATAGCCATATATGCCAAGGTTATGGCCGCCATTATGACCAAAACAGCCAGGGCTGCTTTTGAAAACTTCCTGATAAAGATTGCATACAAGATATTAGCAATATATTCAAAGAACAACGACCAGCCGACGCTATTAAGCGGATGCATTTCTTGCCAACCTCTTATATCCAACGATAAAGGAACGGGAAGTACCGTATAGCCTATCATCATTACCAGTACCAGTTTCCATAGTGGAACCGTATGGATCAGCGGCCAGATTGCGGAATCGGTAAAATAGAAGCCGATAGCGCCCAAGGTCATTCCCAATATCACCATCGGCTGGAGTCTTTCAAGACGGCGCCTAAGGAATGCCCCCACGGTCATTTTGCCCCAACGGTCATCATACGCATAGCCAATCACAAAACCTGACAAAAGAAAGAAGAAGTCAACGGCTAAATAGCCGTGATTGACCAGAATATCCAGATGACCGGTTCCTAAGGGCTCGGTCAGATGAAAGGTGACGACAATAATTGCGGCAACACCACGTAATCCATCTAAAATCAGATAATGGGGTTTGGCAGGAAGGCTATTATTATTCATCGATATTCTTCGACTCTTAGGGTTTTATTAAAAAAGATGCGTAAATATAGGCAAACAACAGCCCTTCTGATCGACATATAGTATCAAAATTTGGGCAAATCGTTTCAATTAGGCAGCAATAAAGCTCGACTCTATAATATCGGCCATCGCGCTATCTTTTGAGAGCATACTCTTATTTTATTGGGGCACTAATAAGCATCGATCGCCAGAATCAAAAAAGAATACCGAGTCAGCTATTCTCTAAAATATGGCCTTAGAACGAAAGAAGTGTTAATCTTCCAGACATTAACACTTATCGTCAGCGCCCAGCATAAAGAGCAAAAATGAACAAACCTATTTCGCGAATTTTTCCTAAAAGCGACGCCAAAGACATTTGACTTTAGGCTGGCAGGTGAAGAGTGACACAATAAGCGGCATTCCAGCAGCAGTGAGACCAAGCCACCTAACTGCTTCTCATTTGAGCCGTCAATATATTATTTTCGGTCGGCAAAAATTATTATTATCCAACTTCAATAATTCTGTTTAAATTGCCTTTCAAATATAGTTTCTCACCAAGATTGTAAGGTTACTGGAGTACATCCGACTAAAGCTGCAAGTGTCGTGTATTATGACCGCTTGCAGACAGGATACGGCCAGATGACTGCAATCGAATCCTAATAGATACGTCTATGCAGATGAACGCTTCGACATCAGAATTAAATAAGCCGGCACCGGAGCATTGGGTTGATAAGTATGCAGATTATCTGTATGCGTACGCCTCAACGCGGATCAATGATCGTGATCTTGCAAGGGATCTGGTCCAAGAAACATTTCTTGCAGCATTGCAGCGCATCGATAAATTTGAAGGCCGCAGTTCTGAGAAGACCTGGCTGACAGCTATTCTGAAAAATAAAATCATCGATGTGTACAGAAAGAAAGCAGGCCGACAAAAGGATCATATTTACTCATCGGATAGTTCTGCGGCGGAAGATGACTTTTTTGAAATGGATACCGGACACTGGAAAGAAGGAAAATATCCGGCAACTTTTGGTATTGAACAACCGGATATTATCGAACAGAAAGAATTTCAGCGAATACTATTGGATTGCATTCAGAAACTTCCGCCGCTCTGGGCTTCTGTATTCAACATGAAATATATTGATGAGGAAGCTAGTGAAAAAATTTGTGCCGCGCTACAATTAACCACGTCTAATTTTTGGGTCATCAGCCATCGGACAAAGGTTAACCTCCGGGCATGTCTTCAAAAGAACTGGTTTTAACTATTTGTTATGGAGAAATTTACTGAAGAAGAAAAGCATAAGATTGCTAATAATTGCAGAAAAGCAACTTTTCTGATAGAAAAGCAGCAGTTTGGAGAAATTACCAGATTGGAAAAGCTGGAATTAGCGCTCCATTTGAAAAATTGTGAAATCTGTACCATATACATGAAACAGAGTGCACTGATCGATGAATATAGCAGAAAAATAATCGTTTCAGGGCTTGGAGACCTGAAATTAGAAGATAAAGATAAGCAACAGATCAGGGATGCTGTCAATAGAAAACTAGGTGAAAAATAGCCTGGACAATATCCCGAAAACTTGTGCTATTTCTATCAGGCACCCCTGATTAAAAGTGCGGAAAGCCTCGAGGCAGTGCTCACCAGTAACCTCTTTCTGAGTGCATTGGAAAGCGCCTTCAGACCCAAAAATTCCAATGACTTCTCAACAAGTTTAGAGCGAGTACCCCTTAAACTAAGCAGATAAAGCCTGCCACCTGCTCATCACTTCTGTAAGTCTTCTTGAAAGCTATATCGTTTCAGGCTCTCCTCTCCTTGTTGCCGAACAAAGATCTATCTTTGACAGAAACTATCACACCTTACCAGATTCGTTGCAGACACAAAAAGCAGTTGATAGCGTCATCTTATCTCCCCAAACCCTATCATATCAGACGCCATCACTGCTTCATAATAGAAAACCTCTGTACACTATCTGTTATCCTCTAAATTCAAACGAGTGAATTACATAGTATAACCAAAACCGTATAACTAATCTACCTTTTCTTTTATCTCTTTGGCAAGAGATTCCCCGTTCATACAATAACGCAACCCGCTGGGTGCAGGACCATCAGGAAACACATGTCCTAGATGCGCGTCACACACATTACATTGCGCTTCAACACGGATCATTCCATAGGAGGTGTCCTTTAAATATTTAACGCTGTTCTCTTTATATGGCTGAGTAAAGCTCGGCCACCCGGTTCCCGAATCAAATTTAACAGTGGAATCGAACACCAGCGTATTACAGCAAACACAAGAATACAGTCCAGGCTCATAGCTCTGACAAAGATCATGGCTAAAGGACGCCTCTGTTCCGCGCTGGCGTGTTATACGAAATTGTTCAGGGGTCAAAAGTGCTTTCCATTCCCCTTCGCTTTTTTCAACACGTTTGTCTGGTGTGGGATTGCCTTTATTTGCAAAATTTAAGATATCATTCCAGTTTAACATAGTGCTTTATTTGCTGTTATTAATTATTATTTTCACCCTCAAATAGCCGTCGCGTGACAAACTCTAGATACCCTCCCCCACGATGTCTTGTCATTTCAGACCGATGGCAGCGACGGCCACTTTGAGTATCTAAATTGTACTTATGCCATTTACTTTTTCCGATTGGCCTCAGCCGCCACTTTAAATAACTCAGGATTGATGTGACAGTAACCGCCAGGGTTTTTATCAAGATAGTCCTGGTGATACTCTTCAGCCTTATAATAATTTTTAAGTGGTGTAACTTCTACCACAATCGGGCTGGTATACTTAGCGCCTTCTGCTTTTACACGGTCCTCTATTACAGCCAGTTGATCTTCGGCAGTATAGTAAATGCCTGTACGATACTGCGTTCCGAAATCATTTCCTTGCCTGTTGAGGCTGGTCGGGTCAATGGTGAGGAAATACAGATTCAGTAATAAATTCAGATCAACCACCTTAGGATCATAGGTCACTTTTACCGTTTCTGCAAATCCGGTGTTATTGTAGACAACATCGTGATAGCTTGGATTTTTGGTATGCCCATTGGCAAAACCTACTTCGGTCTCGGTAACTCCATTTATCTGTTGAAAGAAGTGCTCTGTCCCCCAAAAAC containing:
- a CDS encoding oligogalacturonate lyase family protein, producing the protein MQHSTGWLNKQACVYWDIKQTGYPDKRYELMITAKLFSMKPKNILIAAILLLFQIHYTLYAQPVLETGKGKMPDNWIDKSTGHLIKRLINQPGDHRSFYFHNNPFADGKMIFYGSNAIRRDTSIAADGYVYRPKQNPYNNQLYAYDFTSGNIRQLTHKNNRMSGEIVSAVNHEAYYQIKDSVFAVNINSGKERLIFVFPEDFKANITTINADGTLLAGAYATPAEKAISKKYPKKHDYFNRIYASKLPRTLFTINIQTKQLDKIFTDSAWLNHVQFSPVDPHLLMFCHEGPWHKVDRIWTIDVVKKNTPKLIHKRTMDMEIAGHEWFSSDGKFIWYDLQLPRGEDFYVGGTELATGKEIKYHLLRNEWSVHYTSSWDQKNFAGDGGSKGSVAKAPDGQWIYYFTPEGDHFKAEKLVNMKHHDYQLEPNVHFSPDGKWIIFRANFEGHADIYAVSIRRFK
- a CDS encoding basic secretory family protein: MKMLKLNSKLLSVILLMLILAISCSKDTMDAAPGPDPNPDFEDIPVLDITSKATLTVSKDNPDGPDGVEGSTRLVDGDTTTKFLIKDFSLVNIDFQFDSSKLVASYQFTTGNDFDGRDPMDWKFYGSMDGKDWTLLDSRMGMQFRQRRTNYRFYFENDQGYTYYRWQVAKVYGADMFQASEFRLIQMPPSAQKAEPISWVDSTSKDGLKLIFVNHSEKENLSYQSMLTNTFFTVYPKLLETYNPDALKRIYFIVDPSYDGVAYSFGDVLVFSYDYMEAHPDEGDVAVHEIMHKIQNGYEGDVPGWLTEGIADYVRYRFGIDNPDSWSLPDYSPDQHYDDSYRVTARFLVWIENHKNRDFVQELDAALREGTNYKDFWVRILGKNIDELWAEYGGNPGL
- a CDS encoding acyltransferase family protein, which codes for MNNNSLPAKPHYLILDGLRGVAAIIVVTFHLTEPLGTGHLDILVNHGYLAVDFFFLLSGFVIGYAYDDRWGKMTVGAFLRRRLERLQPMVILGMTLGAIGFYFTDSAIWPLIHTVPLWKLVLVMMIGYTVLPVPLSLDIRGWQEMHPLNSVGWSLFFEYIANILYAIFIRKFSKAALAVLVIMAAITLAYMAITNPNGDVSGGWTLNREHLYIGFVRTMYPFFAGLLLSRVARPIRIKHAFPWCSLLVAITLYMPRIGGATHLWMNGVYESFCIIIIFPLIVYLGASGVAHGQREYKICKFLGDISYPLYLVHYPFVYFYVAWISDNSGMTFLEALPYALLILFGSIILAYVSLKWYDEPMRKWLRRRFA
- a CDS encoding sigma-70 family RNA polymerase sigma factor, yielding MQMNASTSELNKPAPEHWVDKYADYLYAYASTRINDRDLARDLVQETFLAALQRIDKFEGRSSEKTWLTAILKNKIIDVYRKKAGRQKDHIYSSDSSAAEDDFFEMDTGHWKEGKYPATFGIEQPDIIEQKEFQRILLDCIQKLPPLWASVFNMKYIDEEASEKICAALQLTTSNFWVISHRTKVNLRACLQKNWF
- the msrB gene encoding peptide-methionine (R)-S-oxide reductase MsrB gives rise to the protein MLNWNDILNFANKGNPTPDKRVEKSEGEWKALLTPEQFRITRQRGTEASFSHDLCQSYEPGLYSCVCCNTLVFDSTVKFDSGTGWPSFTQPYKENSVKYLKDTSYGMIRVEAQCNVCDAHLGHVFPDGPAPSGLRYCMNGESLAKEIKEKVD
- the msrA gene encoding peptide-methionine (S)-S-oxide reductase MsrA; the encoded protein is MNILSFFATAVLGLVSLASCNGAGNNTEQALNKITNKTSIMGTVNTNDSTRTIYFAGGCFWGTEHFFQQINGVTETEVGFANGHTKNPSYHDVVYNNTGFAETVKVTYDPKVVDLNLLLNLYFLTIDPTSLNRQGNDFGTQYRTGIYYTAEDQLAVIEDRVKAEGAKYTSPIVVEVTPLKNYYKAEEYHQDYLDKNPGGYCHINPELFKVAAEANRKK